The DNA window CCCGCGGGTGGAGGTGAAGCAGACGTTCGTCTATGAGCGCGAGCCGCTGGTGGTGGGGCTGAGCTACGCCATCGTGAAGGCGGCGCGCAGCGAGCGCGGCATCAATGACCGCGACGCCATCGCGGCCCTCACGGCGCTGGCCCGCAAGTACGAGATGCTCTCCGGCTCGGGGCTGGTGTACGAGCCGCAGAGCGCCAACATCCTGCAGCAGCGCATCGCCGACGAGATGGAGAAGATGGTCGCCGAGTACCGCGAGCTGGAGCAGAAGCACGTGGGCTACGCGACGCTGCGCGACTCCGAGGTGCTGCAGGCCCTGGTGTTCATCGTGCGCATGGCCTACGGCAGGACGTCGGGGCGCCCGCGGTCGCGCGCCTTCCTGGAATTCCTGTTCCAGCGATTCCCGGAGAAGGAAGCCGGGGTCTCGGCGCCGCAGGGCAGCAGCTTGATCATCCCCTAGGAGTCAGGAGTCGGGAGTCAGGCCGGGCGTTCTCGCCCCGGCCTTTTTGTGTCAGGCGCTGCAGCGGCGCGCAAGGGCGGGCGCTTGCGGAAGATGACCCGCAGCTGCTGGCGCCAGTTCTCGTGGATGCCGAGCAGCGTCCACTCGAGCCGGGGGGAGAGGTAGCGGAGCAGGGTGTCGGTGGCGGGATGGACGTGGAGCGCGGGCGCCACCAGGAACAGGAGCGGCGGCGCCGGGCTGAGGTCCTGACCGGCGAAGTACCCGCACTGCTGGAACTCGCCGCGCTGCTGGTGCCAGACGACGCGGCTCCAGTAGTCGAGCCCCTGGAGCGGCAGGTGGATGTCCTCGTCGGCCTTGAGTTCGATGACGGCGAGGCGGCGGTCGCGGGTGAGGGTGAGCACGTCGATCATCGCCCGGTCGGAAGCGGAGAAGGCGGGCACCTGGGAGTACACGAAGTCGCGGTCGAGCTGGGTATCGACGACGGTGACGTCGCGCAGCACCAGGGACTCCAGCCAGCGCTCCGCCCGCATGCGGAAGATGGGGTTGGCGCGCGGGCCGCCGGGGCGGCGAGTCTCCGCGATCAGGTTCACGAAATTGCCGAAGTCGGCGAGGTTCTCCGGCGTGAGCAGGGTCTCGCAGCCGCCCACGCCGAACACGATTTCCTCGGTGTTGCGGAAGGACCCGGCCTCGGGCGCCAGGCGAGCGCGAGCGAATTCCAGGCCGGCCAGGCGGAAGGCGATCTCCGAGGAGGAGAGCACGGCGATGTCGCATTCATGCACGACCGCCCGAACGCGCTCGATGGAGGCGGCGAAGCGGCGCAAGGCCAGCTCGCGGCCGGGACAGCGCACCAGCCGGCTGGCGATGTTGCCCAGATCGGTGACGCTCACCTCGTCGAGGGCCAGGTCGCGCTCGTCGAGTTCGTAGAGCTGGAAGCGGGCCCCGGCGCCCTCCAGGTGGACCAGGCGGGCGCGGGTGACCGCGGTCGTCCCGGCGGGAAGAAAGAGCTTCACGCCCTCCACCAGGCCGCGGAACCGGCGGCGGCACTCGTCGAGCCAGAGAATGGCGAAAGTGAGCGCGGCGTCGATGGAAACCTGCGTCTCTCCGGCGCCGACGCCCAGCACGGCGAATGCCGAGTCGTTGCGGCGGACCAGTCCTCGGGTGTAGATAGGGCCGAAGCTGCGCTCCAGGTCGGCGGCGGAGGAGAGGCGGTCCACCGTCCAGCCGGGGAAATTGCGCTCCAGGACCCGGCGCAGCAGCGCCTGGTAAGTGTTGCGGGCGCGCTTGCGCTCGGAAGGCGTGCGCCGGTCGCGATCGCGGCAGATCTCCAGCTTGGCCGGCTTGGCTTGGCCGAAGCGCTGCACGGAGAGCTGCAGGGCATCGTGCTCGATGGCGGCGTCGAGCACGCGACGCACGATATTGCGCTCCTCCGACCAGAGGTGCAGCAGGCAGTGGCCGTGATCGTCGGAGATGGAGAAGCGCGAAGTGGCAAGGTCGAAGAGCGGCTCGCCGGATTCGAAGACCGCGGCGTCGCGAGCCTCTGCCAGGAAGCCCTGAAGCATGCGGGTTAGCGCCTCGGGCGTCACGGCGTGCGGATTATAGCGCTGCAGCGCGCGCGATTCTGTGACACCAAGGCGGAAATCGCCCCACTAGCGTGGGGCTCTCGATACGCAGCGAACCGTAGGTCCTCACCCCTTCCGCCTCGCTTCGCTCAGCGTTCAGGGCTCGCGCCCAAAAGGCGCTCGGCAAACACTCCCTCCGGGACTGCGCTCAGGATGACAAAGGAGAGGGGCCGTCTATAATGCCGCGCCGGAGGAACAGGACTGTGACCACGCGCAGAAGCTTCCTGACGCACTCATCGCTCGGCTTGTTCGGAGCGGCGCTGTTAGCCCGGGCCCAGGTACAGGAGCAGAAACCACCGGAACCGCCGCCGGGAGCGCCTCCGGCGTGGGGTACGGCCCCGAAGGTCGGGCCGGAAGTGTCGCCGGGGACTTTCGCGGAAGCAGAGAAGCTATTCCGAGTGGAGATGAGTCCGGCGGAACGCGACCAAGAAGTCTCGAACTGGCGAAGCCTGATGGCCACGCTGACCGAGCACCGAGTCGGGCCGCGCAAGGTCGCGATCGACGCCGCTCCGTACTCGCTGTGGAACCCGGTGCTGCCGGGAGAGAAAGCGGGTCCGGAGCTGGACCGGTTCGCCTGGAGCAAGGCGGAGCCCGGTCCGCTGCCGTCGAAGACCGAGGACATCGCCTTCGCCCCGCTGACCAAGCTGACGCGCTGGATCGAGCGGAAGCAACTGACCTCGGAGCGGCTGACCCAGATCTATCTGGAGCGGATCAAGAAGTTCGATCCCAAGCTGCGCTGCGTGATCACGCTGACCGAAGAGCTCGCGCTCAAGCAGGCGAAACAGGCGGACGAGGAGATCGTGGGCGGCCGGTATCGCGGGCCGCTGCACGGCATCCCTTATGGCGTCAAAGACCTGCTGGACACGGCGGGCATCCCGACCACCTACGGCGCCGAACCCTACCGCAACCGCGTGCCGACGGAAGACTCCGCGGTGGTCAGGCGGCTGCATTCCGCGGGCGCAGTGCTGCTGGCGAAATTGAGCCTGGGAGCGCTGGCGCTGAACGACGTCTGGTTCGGCGGGCAGACCATGAACCCCTGGCTGCTGGAAGAAGGGTCGTCGGGCTCGAGCGCCGGGCCGGGCGCGGCGACCGCCGCCGGGCTGGTCGGGTTTTCTATCGGCAGCGAGACCGGCGGCAGCATCGTCAGCCCCAGCATGCGCTGCGGCATCACCGGCCTGCGGCCGAGCTACGGCCGCGTGCCTCGCACCGGGGCGATGACGCTGTGCTGGTCGCTCGACAAGCTGGGCCCTATGACGCGCGGCGTGGAAGACACGATCCTGGTGCTGAGTGCCATCGCCGGCGGGGATGACGGTGACCTGAACAGCGTCCCCAGCAGGAAGCTGGACTACGTCGCCAAGACCCACGTCAATGGCCTCCGGGTGGGCTACTTCCCGGCATGGATGAAGGAGGCGCCGGCGACCGACGTCGATCGCGCCGCACTGGAGACGGTGAAGCAGGTGGGCATGACGCCGGTCGAGGTGTCCATCCCCGATTGGCCGTACGATGACATGGCGCTCATCCTGTTCGCGGAAGCGGCGGCGTCGTTCGAAGAGCTGACACTCAGTCACAAGCTGGACGAGCTCAAGATGCAAGCGCCCGACGCCTGGCCCAATATTTTCCGCCAGTCGCGGTTCCTCTCCGCCGTGGACTTCGTGCAGTCGGACCGGTTGCGGCGGAAGGTGGCGGCGGAGATGGCGCGGGTCTTCTCGAAGGTGGACCTGCTGCTGGTGCCGTCGCTGCGCGATGAGATGCTCACCATCACCAACTTCACCGGGCACCCGTCGCTCACACTGCGGGCGGGGTTTGTGCAGGTGTCGGAGGCGCGCAGCGACTGGGCGCCGGACCCGGCGCATCCTTTGCCCAAGTTTTCGCCCCCGCGGCGCGTGCCGCATGGAGTGACGCTGATCGGGCGGCTGTACGAGGAAGGAACACTGGTGCGCGCGGGTGTGGCGCTGGAGAAGGCGTTCGGCGTGGCGGACCAGCGGCCGCCGGGGTTCTGAGATACCCGCGCGAGGGCGCGCGGGCTACTTTGTCCAAATATGAAATAATCGGTGGGCTGGGTGCGGCGTGCGGGTCGTTTCCGAGGGCGGCGCATCCAATCCGCAGGTCATGACGGACACGCAGAAGCAATCCTTCTTTCAAAAATACGGGGTGACGGAGCGCGACCTGGAGAAATACCTGGGGGCGGCGCTCTCGGCGGGCGGCGATTTCGCCGACATCTACTTCGAATACCTCTACTCGACATCGATCTCGGTCGATGAGTCGCTGGTGAAGTCGGCGAGCCAGGGCATCTCCGCCGGCTGCGGGGTGCGGGTGATCTCCGGCGAGCGCACCGGATACGCCTACACCGACGACTTGTCGCCGGAGAAGATCGTGCACGCAGCTCGCACCGCGGCGCTGATCGCCAGCGGACCGGCGAAGGAGCCGGTGGTCGGCTTCAAGCGCGCGGAGGCGCGGAACCTGTATCCGGTGACGCCCACGGTGGACGCCGAGATGTCGCAGAAGCTCGAGCTGGTGATGCGGGCCGACCGCGCGGCGCGAGAGTACGATCCCCGCATCGTGCAGGTGCGCGCCGGCTACGCCGACGAGATCCGCCACATCCTGGTGTGCGGCTCCGACGGGAGCTTCGCCGAAGACACGCAGCCGCTGTCGCGGATGAGCGTCTTCTGCATCGCCAGGAGCGACGGCAACTCAGCCCGGGGAACGGCGGGCGGCGGCGGGCGCGTCAATTTCGATTGCTTCCTGACGGAGAAGACCCCGGAGCACTTCGCCCGGGACGCGGCGCGGCAGGCCATCATCCAGCTCGACGCGCGGCCAGCGCCGGCGGGTGAGATGGAAGTGGTGCTGGGGCCAGGGTGGCCGGGCATCCTGCTGCACGAGGCCATCGGCCACGGCCTGGAGGCGGACTTCAACCGCAAGAAGACCTCGGCCTTCGCCGGGCTGGTGGGCAAGCGCGTGGCCAGCCCGAAGTGCACGGTGGTGGACAACGGCACCATGCCGTCGCGGCGCGGCTCGCTCAACGTGGACGACGAAGGCATGCCCACGCAGAACACCGTGCTCATCGAGAGGGGGATCCTGAAGGGCTACATGAGCGACAAGCTGTCAGCGCGGCTGATGGGCATCCACGACACCGGCAACGGCCGCCGCGAGAGCTACGAGCACATCCCCATGCCGCGCATGACCAACACCTACATGCTGGCGGGCGAGGACGATCCCCAGGACATCATCCGCTCGGTGAGGCGGGGCGTGTACGCGGTGAACTTCGGAGGCGGGCAGGTGGATATCACCAACGGGAAGTTCGTCTTTTCGGCGAGCGAGGCCTACATGATCGAAGACGGGCAGATCACGGCGCCGCTGAAGAACGCCACCCTGATCGGCAACGGCCCCGACGTGCTGACCAAGGTCTCGATGGTAGGCAACGACCTGCAACTCGATGAGGGCATCGGCACTTGCGGCAAGGACGGGCAG is part of the Terriglobales bacterium genome and encodes:
- a CDS encoding amidase; this encodes MTTRRSFLTHSSLGLFGAALLARAQVQEQKPPEPPPGAPPAWGTAPKVGPEVSPGTFAEAEKLFRVEMSPAERDQEVSNWRSLMATLTEHRVGPRKVAIDAAPYSLWNPVLPGEKAGPELDRFAWSKAEPGPLPSKTEDIAFAPLTKLTRWIERKQLTSERLTQIYLERIKKFDPKLRCVITLTEELALKQAKQADEEIVGGRYRGPLHGIPYGVKDLLDTAGIPTTYGAEPYRNRVPTEDSAVVRRLHSAGAVLLAKLSLGALALNDVWFGGQTMNPWLLEEGSSGSSAGPGAATAAGLVGFSIGSETGGSIVSPSMRCGITGLRPSYGRVPRTGAMTLCWSLDKLGPMTRGVEDTILVLSAIAGGDDGDLNSVPSRKLDYVAKTHVNGLRVGYFPAWMKEAPATDVDRAALETVKQVGMTPVEVSIPDWPYDDMALILFAEAAASFEELTLSHKLDELKMQAPDAWPNIFRQSRFLSAVDFVQSDRLRRKVAAEMARVFSKVDLLLVPSLRDEMLTITNFTGHPSLTLRAGFVQVSEARSDWAPDPAHPLPKFSPPRRVPHGVTLIGRLYEEGTLVRAGVALEKAFGVADQRPPGF
- the tldD gene encoding metalloprotease TldD; amino-acid sequence: MRVVSEGGASNPQVMTDTQKQSFFQKYGVTERDLEKYLGAALSAGGDFADIYFEYLYSTSISVDESLVKSASQGISAGCGVRVISGERTGYAYTDDLSPEKIVHAARTAALIASGPAKEPVVGFKRAEARNLYPVTPTVDAEMSQKLELVMRADRAAREYDPRIVQVRAGYADEIRHILVCGSDGSFAEDTQPLSRMSVFCIARSDGNSARGTAGGGGRVNFDCFLTEKTPEHFARDAARQAIIQLDARPAPAGEMEVVLGPGWPGILLHEAIGHGLEADFNRKKTSAFAGLVGKRVASPKCTVVDNGTMPSRRGSLNVDDEGMPTQNTVLIERGILKGYMSDKLSARLMGIHDTGNGRRESYEHIPMPRMTNTYMLAGEDDPQDIIRSVRRGVYAVNFGGGQVDITNGKFVFSASEAYMIEDGQITAPLKNATLIGNGPDVLTKVSMVGNDLQLDEGIGTCGKDGQSVPVGVGIPTIKVDRLTVGGTGEE